Proteins from a genomic interval of Oryctolagus cuniculus chromosome 8, mOryCun1.1, whole genome shotgun sequence:
- the LOC100339085 gene encoding small ribosomal subunit protein eS1-like produces MAVGKNKRLTKGGKKGAKKKVVDPFSKKDWYDVKAPAMFNIRNIGKTLVTRTQGTKIASDGLKGRVFEVSLADLQNNEVAFRKFKLITEDVQGKNCLTNFHGMDLTRDKMCSMVKKWQTMIEAHVDVKTTDGYLLRLFCVGFTKKCNNQIRKTSYAQHQQVHQIRKKMMEIMTREVQTNDLKEVVNKLIPDTIGKDIEKACQSIYPLHDVFVRKVKMLKKPKFELGKFMELHGEGSSSGKATGDETGAKVERADGYKPPVQESV; encoded by the coding sequence ATGGCGGTCGGCAAGAACAAGCGCCTTACGAAAGGCGGCAAAAAGGGAGCCAAGAAGAAAGTGGTGGACCCATTTTCTAAGAAAGATTGGTATGATGTGAAGGCACCTGCTATGTTCAACATACGAAATATTGGGAAAACACTGGTCACGAGGACCCAAGGAACCAAAATTGCGTCTGATGGACTCAAGGGTCGTGTTTTTGAAGTGAGTCTTGCTGACCTGCAGAACAATGAAGTTGCATTTAGAAAATTCAAACTGATTACGGAGGATGTTCAGGGCAAAAACTGCCTGACTAACTTCCACGGCATGGATCTTACCCGTGACAAAATGTGCTCCATGGTCAAAAAATGGCAGACCATGATTGAAGCTCATGTTGATGTCAAGACTACCGATGGCTATTTGCTTCGTCTGTTCTGTGTTGGTTTTACCAAAAAATGCAACAATCAGATACGGAAGACTTCCTATGCTCAGCACCAGCAGGTCCACCAGATCCGGAAGAAGATGATGGAAATCATGACACGGGAGGTGCAAACAAATGACTTGAAAGAAGTAGTCAATAAATTGATCCCAGACACCAttgggaaagacatagagaaggCTTGCCAATCTATTTATCCTCTCCATGATGTCTTCGTTAGAAAAGTGAAGATGCTGAAGAAGCCCAAGTTTGAATTGGGAAAATTCATGGAGCTTCACGGAGAAGGTAGCAGTTCTGGAAAAGCCACTGGGGATGAGACGGGTGCAAAAGTCGAACGAGCTGATGGCTACAAACCACCCGTCCAAGAATCTGTTTAA